A section of the Marinimicrobium koreense genome encodes:
- a CDS encoding vWA domain-containing protein translates to MLELQWPWLLLLLPLPLLMRWVPEEPSREAALRVPFFSRLKRLRGEESREGERRWLMAASLWLIWSASLLAASHPQWVGEPVSLPSSGRDLLMAVDISGSMEIEDMQYQGQAINRLQAVKGVVGDFVQERQTDRLGLILFGTRAYLQAPLTYDRQTVYTLLQEAQIGFAGEKTAIGDAIGLAVKRLRDRPEASRVLILLTDGANNAGELTPQRAAYLAEQHNVKIYTIGFGAEEMITQTIFGQRRVNPSRDLDEDTMREIAAQTGGRYFRARSLEELYQVHQTLNELEPIEYDEETFRPTRSLFHWPLAFAFVLSALLAAGRWLSPRLTARTSGGSR, encoded by the coding sequence ATGCTTGAGCTGCAATGGCCCTGGCTGCTGCTGTTACTGCCGCTGCCACTGCTGATGCGCTGGGTTCCGGAAGAGCCCAGCCGCGAGGCGGCCCTGCGGGTGCCTTTCTTCAGTCGATTGAAGCGACTGCGAGGCGAAGAGTCCCGTGAAGGCGAACGGCGCTGGTTGATGGCCGCCAGCCTCTGGCTGATCTGGAGCGCCAGCCTGCTCGCCGCCAGCCACCCCCAGTGGGTCGGCGAGCCGGTCAGCCTGCCCAGCAGCGGCCGGGATCTGCTGATGGCCGTCGACATTTCCGGCAGTATGGAAATCGAGGACATGCAGTACCAAGGGCAAGCCATCAATCGTCTGCAGGCGGTCAAAGGGGTGGTGGGTGATTTTGTCCAGGAGCGCCAGACCGACCGCCTCGGTCTGATCCTGTTCGGTACCCGTGCCTACCTGCAAGCGCCACTGACCTACGATCGGCAGACCGTCTACACCCTGTTACAGGAAGCCCAGATCGGTTTTGCCGGAGAAAAAACCGCCATCGGTGATGCCATCGGGCTGGCCGTCAAACGTCTGCGGGACCGCCCCGAGGCCAGCCGGGTGCTGATTCTGCTGACCGATGGTGCCAACAACGCCGGGGAACTGACCCCACAGCGGGCCGCCTATCTGGCCGAGCAACACAACGTCAAGATCTACACCATCGGTTTTGGCGCGGAGGAAATGATCACCCAGACCATCTTTGGCCAGCGCCGGGTAAACCCCTCCCGGGACCTGGATGAAGACACCATGAGAGAAATAGCTGCCCAGACTGGCGGGCGCTATTTCCGGGCGCGCAGTCTGGAGGAGCTGTACCAGGTGCACCAGACATTGAATGAACTGGAGCCCATTGAATACGACGAGGAAACCTTCCGTCCCACCCGGAGCCTGTTTCACTGGCCCCTGGCCTTCGCCTTTGTGCTCAGCGCTCTGCTGGCCGCCGGCCGCTGGCTGAGCCCCCGACTGACCGCACGCACCTCGGGAGGATCTCGCTGA
- a CDS encoding VWA domain-containing protein yields MDTLQTALENFHWLRPLWLLALIPAIALVLLLWQQRQQARQWRQLIAPGLLEHLLDPATQQKRRGYLWGLLAAWVLACLALAGPSWEKRPMPVHKTENALIIVLDLSPSMLAEDLAPSRLVRARLKIADVLRERKEGFTGLIAYAGDAHVVSPLTDDTATIRSLLNALHPNVMPLPGSRPEEAIEQAKTLFADAGISEGQILLLTDGVVEKATAPILEQLGDTAFRLSILGVGTPDGAPIPNDRGGFERDRQGNIVVAKLEQDRLERLAGRTGGRYERIDASADDVQWLLEQPGWMEGKERQLDRQFDTWYDRGHWLVLLLLPIVLYSFRRGLLVLVVALPLCGLLPQPAQAADWQAPFLTPDQRGAQALEDSDPAAAAEHFQNPEWRGSALYRAEDYAAAAKAFAQSDSARAHYNRGNALAKAGDLDGAIDAYEQALEKDSTLEDARANKALVEQLKQQQEQQEQQQNGDDSQDSDNDSGESGQNEQDSQSEQDGEQQSPSESESSGDNEQNTSEENPSDSDTSDSPGDDEPQRTDTDSPSPEGQDDQAEREQPESGNPEEDGQEGDEETPAATLQEGDVSDEERQSMEQWLRQVPDDPGGLLRRKFEYQSQQRRLQQMRGETEGQGTEERW; encoded by the coding sequence ATGGATACACTTCAGACAGCACTTGAGAACTTCCACTGGCTGCGGCCGCTCTGGCTGCTGGCCCTGATTCCGGCGATCGCTCTGGTTCTGTTGTTGTGGCAACAACGCCAGCAGGCTCGCCAGTGGCGCCAATTGATCGCTCCGGGTCTGCTGGAGCACCTTCTGGACCCGGCGACCCAACAAAAGCGCCGCGGCTACCTGTGGGGACTACTGGCGGCCTGGGTACTGGCCTGCCTGGCCCTGGCCGGGCCCAGTTGGGAAAAACGGCCCATGCCCGTCCACAAGACCGAGAACGCTCTGATCATCGTGCTCGATCTGTCGCCCTCCATGCTGGCCGAGGACCTGGCGCCGTCGCGTCTGGTCCGCGCCCGCCTGAAAATCGCCGATGTCCTGCGCGAACGCAAAGAAGGCTTTACCGGCCTGATCGCCTATGCGGGGGACGCCCATGTGGTCTCGCCCCTGACCGACGACACCGCCACCATCCGCAGCCTGCTCAACGCCCTGCACCCCAACGTTATGCCCCTTCCCGGCAGTCGCCCGGAGGAAGCCATCGAACAGGCCAAGACCCTGTTTGCCGACGCGGGCATCAGCGAGGGACAGATCCTGCTGCTGACGGACGGGGTTGTCGAAAAGGCGACCGCCCCCATTCTCGAGCAGCTCGGGGATACCGCATTCCGGCTGTCCATTCTCGGCGTCGGTACCCCGGATGGAGCCCCCATTCCCAACGATCGGGGTGGCTTTGAGCGGGACCGCCAGGGCAACATCGTGGTCGCCAAGCTAGAACAGGACCGCCTTGAACGTCTGGCCGGGCGCACCGGCGGGCGCTATGAGCGTATTGATGCCAGCGCCGACGACGTGCAGTGGCTGCTGGAACAACCCGGCTGGATGGAAGGCAAGGAGCGTCAGTTGGACCGACAGTTCGACACCTGGTACGACCGGGGCCACTGGCTGGTGCTGCTGTTGTTACCCATCGTGCTGTACAGTTTCCGGCGCGGTCTGCTGGTGCTGGTAGTCGCCCTGCCCCTGTGCGGCCTGCTCCCCCAACCGGCTCAGGCGGCGGACTGGCAGGCCCCATTCCTGACTCCGGATCAACGGGGCGCCCAGGCTCTGGAAGACAGTGATCCGGCCGCGGCCGCCGAGCACTTCCAGAACCCGGAATGGCGCGGCAGCGCGCTGTATCGGGCGGAGGATTACGCGGCGGCGGCGAAAGCCTTCGCCCAGAGCGACAGTGCCCGCGCCCACTACAACCGGGGCAACGCCCTGGCCAAAGCCGGTGATCTGGACGGTGCCATCGACGCTTACGAACAGGCGCTGGAAAAAGATTCGACCCTGGAAGACGCCCGGGCCAACAAGGCGCTGGTTGAACAGCTCAAACAGCAACAGGAACAACAGGAGCAGCAACAGAACGGCGACGACTCACAAGACAGTGACAATGACTCCGGGGAGTCCGGGCAGAACGAACAGGATTCACAAAGCGAACAGGACGGAGAGCAGCAATCACCCTCTGAGAGCGAGTCCTCCGGCGACAACGAACAGAACACCAGCGAAGAGAATCCATCGGATTCCGACACCAGCGACTCACCAGGCGACGACGAACCACAGAGAACCGATACGGACAGCCCATCGCCGGAGGGACAGGACGACCAGGCCGAGCGGGAACAGCCAGAATCCGGAAACCCGGAAGAGGACGGCCAAGAGGGTGACGAAGAGACCCCAGCCGCCACCCTTCAAGAGGGCGATGTCAGCGATGAAGAGCGCCAGTCCATGGAGCAGTGGCTCCGTCAGGTACCCGATGACCCCGGCGGTCTGCTGCGCCGCAAGTTTGAGTACCAGAGCCAACAGCGGCGCTTACAGCAGATGCGCGGCGAAACCGAGGGACAGGGAACCGAAGAGCGCTGGTAG
- a CDS encoding BatD family protein, producing MKPFATHLRATLQTTLLMILLLASHTQAQELIANVDRETIGLNDTLTLTVRQTGRTLTGGPDFDGLRRDFDILSNQRSHQMRIVNGDMEGWTEWRLMLAPKRAGTLNIPAFEFGGSQSEPITVTVQERQQQPDSEGRDIFVETELNKERVHVQEQVLFTVRLYSRVNLDGAEIQPLELNDAVIKAVNEENYISQIDGRQHIVLETTFALFPQRSGTLEIPSLVYELAVSRGQRDFWGRSSRQRVRTDALTVTVDPTPDQYTGNTWLPARNLQLSEHWGTDPDSLRQGEPVTRRITIQADGLTAAQLPALTLEETPGLTLYPDRPQTEEQVNASGVQSTSTLTLAMVPNQSGRLEIPAVTLTWWDTEADQMRTAELPASTVNVTAIPGAAPASEVTPSRERENGEDATAPRPAASGPAPLVTVVLGIATALLSALSLWLAFLVWRLKTDLAAREAQARGERDRARAARGRAWQGVKRAAKADDLHALRRALLDWGTAIWPDVPPRGLTDLAERLDDDVARVRLQELDAILFKGEPDSSFDTTALLQALNQSRAGHRSRRTDTGGLKPLYPYS from the coding sequence ATGAAGCCATTCGCGACCCACTTGAGGGCGACATTACAGACCACGTTACTGATGATCCTGCTACTGGCCAGCCACACCCAGGCCCAGGAGCTGATCGCCAATGTCGACCGCGAGACCATCGGGTTGAACGACACCCTGACACTGACCGTGCGCCAGACCGGGCGAACCCTGACCGGGGGGCCCGATTTCGACGGGCTGCGCCGGGACTTCGACATCCTCAGCAATCAGCGCAGTCACCAGATGCGCATCGTCAACGGCGACATGGAAGGCTGGACCGAGTGGCGCCTGATGCTGGCCCCCAAACGGGCCGGCACCCTCAACATCCCCGCGTTCGAATTCGGAGGCAGCCAGAGCGAACCCATCACCGTGACGGTGCAAGAACGGCAACAGCAGCCAGATAGCGAAGGCCGGGACATTTTTGTGGAAACGGAGCTGAACAAGGAAAGGGTCCACGTTCAGGAACAGGTCCTGTTCACGGTGCGTCTGTACAGCCGGGTCAATCTGGATGGCGCGGAAATTCAGCCGCTGGAACTGAACGATGCGGTGATCAAGGCCGTCAATGAAGAAAACTACATCAGCCAGATCGACGGCCGCCAGCACATTGTTCTGGAAACCACCTTTGCCCTGTTCCCCCAGCGCAGTGGCACCCTGGAAATCCCCTCCCTGGTGTATGAACTCGCCGTCAGCCGGGGACAGCGAGATTTCTGGGGCCGCAGCAGCCGACAGCGAGTCCGTACCGACGCCCTGACTGTGACGGTGGACCCGACGCCCGATCAATACACCGGCAACACCTGGCTGCCGGCCCGCAATCTGCAGTTGAGCGAACACTGGGGTACCGATCCGGACTCCCTGCGTCAGGGTGAACCGGTGACTCGCCGAATCACCATTCAGGCGGACGGTCTGACCGCCGCGCAACTCCCCGCCCTGACGCTGGAAGAAACCCCGGGCCTGACACTCTACCCGGACCGGCCGCAAACCGAAGAGCAGGTCAATGCGAGTGGCGTCCAGAGCACCAGCACCCTGACCCTGGCGATGGTGCCCAACCAGAGCGGACGCCTCGAGATTCCAGCGGTCACCCTGACCTGGTGGGACACCGAGGCCGATCAGATGCGCACCGCCGAGCTGCCTGCTAGCACCGTCAACGTCACCGCCATACCCGGCGCCGCCCCCGCTTCCGAGGTCACACCGTCCCGGGAGCGCGAAAATGGCGAAGACGCCACCGCCCCCCGCCCGGCTGCAAGCGGGCCAGCGCCGCTGGTTACCGTAGTACTGGGCATAGCCACGGCGCTCCTGTCAGCCTTGAGCCTCTGGCTCGCCTTCCTCGTCTGGCGGCTGAAGACCGATCTTGCCGCGCGCGAGGCACAGGCCCGAGGCGAGAGAGATCGGGCCCGGGCCGCCCGCGGCCGAGCCTGGCAAGGCGTCAAACGCGCCGCCAAAGCCGATGACCTGCACGCCCTGCGCCGGGCCCTGCTCGACTGGGGAACCGCCATCTGGCCCGACGTGCCCCCCCGGGGCCTGACCGACCTGGCCGAGCGGCTCGACGACGACGTGGCGCGGGTGCGACTGCAAGAGCTGGACGCCATACTGTTCAAGGGTGAGCCCGACTCATCGTTCGACACCACCGCCCTGCTGCAGGCTCTGAATCAGAGCCGGGCCGGTCATAGATCCAGGCGCACCGATACCGGGGGACTCAAACCCCTGTACCCATACTCATGA
- a CDS encoding GIY-YIG nuclease family protein codes for MMAESRWQVYIILGDDGRYYTGITTDVVRRWKEHSGGPRGARYFRGRQPHRLCFLEHHPDRSSASRREYAIKQLSRAAKEQLIASAPAPAVDPEAAE; via the coding sequence ATGATGGCCGAGAGCCGCTGGCAGGTTTACATCATTCTCGGTGACGATGGCCGGTACTACACCGGCATCACCACCGATGTGGTACGCCGCTGGAAGGAGCACAGCGGCGGACCCCGTGGAGCCCGCTATTTTCGCGGTCGCCAGCCCCACCGGTTATGCTTTCTGGAACATCATCCCGACCGCTCCAGTGCCAGTCGACGGGAGTACGCCATCAAGCAGCTGTCGCGCGCCGCCAAAGAACAACTGATCGCCAGCGCACCCGCTCCGGCCGTCGATCCGGAGGCCGCCGAATGA
- a CDS encoding tRNA-uridine aminocarboxypropyltransferase, translating to MSRALCPRCERPERACICHWVRPIDNGVSLLILQHPDEAHRAKNSARLLDLSLQNSQRVVGEQWSDAALGELLNRADESILLYPETDDLPAPRYPDPNDLTERNDTGPRRQLVVLDATWRKSRKMLYLNPPLHALPRLALTDTPPSRYRIRRARKPGQLSTLEACCYALAHLEGERVDYEPLLDAFDGFNDQQLAFRPKP from the coding sequence ATGAGCCGTGCCCTCTGCCCCCGTTGCGAGCGTCCGGAGCGGGCCTGTATCTGCCACTGGGTTCGACCGATCGACAACGGCGTATCCCTGCTGATTCTGCAACACCCTGACGAAGCCCATCGGGCCAAAAACAGCGCCCGCCTGTTGGACCTCAGCCTGCAGAACAGTCAGCGGGTGGTGGGAGAACAGTGGTCCGATGCCGCTCTGGGGGAACTGCTGAACCGGGCCGACGAATCGATACTGCTCTACCCGGAGACCGACGATCTACCCGCCCCCCGGTATCCGGACCCGAACGACCTTACCGAGCGAAACGATACCGGGCCGCGACGCCAGCTTGTGGTGCTCGATGCCACCTGGCGCAAGAGCCGCAAGATGCTCTACCTCAACCCGCCACTGCACGCACTGCCCAGGTTGGCCCTGACCGATACGCCACCATCGCGCTATCGAATTCGTCGGGCGCGCAAGCCCGGTCAGCTCTCCACCCTGGAAGCCTGCTGTTACGCACTGGCGCATCTGGAGGGCGAGCGCGTAGACTATGAGCCTTTACTCGACGCTTTTGACGGCTTCAACGACCAGCAACTCGCGTTTCGACCCAAGCCGTAA
- a CDS encoding insulinase family protein, with the protein MTHTSHAAFEHLRSQTIDSLNLRVEEYQHKVTGAQHIHLASDNPENVFLVALRTVPQDSRGVAHILEHTALCGSEKYPVRDPFFMMIRRSLNTFMNAFTSPDWTAYPFASQNRKDFDNLLDVYLDAVFFSRLDELDFAQEGHRLEFKEPDNPDSPLTFKGVVFNEMKGAMSSVPAQLWQSLCRYLFPTTTYHHNSGGDPEHIPDLTYEQLQQFYRTHYHPSNAIFMTYGDIPAAEHQAKFEAKALHRFKRLDDVIAVGEEKRYHAPIAVEEAYPLEEGEDPTHKTHVVMGWLLGNITDLDQTLESQLMTAVLLDNSASPLLHALETSDLGQAPSPLCGLDDSQYELAFGCGLEGCQLEKVPEVEQLILGTLERVAEEGVPQELIDSALHQLELQQREVGGDGFPYGLQLIMNSLPAATHRADPIALLDLDSALVKLREKVKDPDFIPSLVRRWLLDNPHRLRLTLRPDSQFTRRAQEAEQKRLADINAKLTDDDRQWIVQRAKALQERQVQKDDDSILPKVGLEDIPKTMAYVEGSRETLDPKNPASDPLRRYGAGTNGLVYEQVTCKLPDISEEEQPLLPLYCNALTEVGLGNLDYLEAQRWQASAVGGISASATVRGTTDDVQNIDAYFSLGSKALNRNAGAMNELLRATLTQPRFDEHNRLKELVSQMRARREQSITGNGHSLAMLAACAGMAPSARLTHRIGGLEGIAHLKRLDQALKDGESLKAYAAQLEGIHARLRVAPREFLLIGEPHQLDELRDTVQSHWPSEPPVADFRSFGLPAVHEPVREGWLTNTQVNFCAQAYPTVPSEHPDAAALTVLAGFLRNGYLHRTIREQGGAYGGGASQDNNIAAFRFFSYRDPRLADTLKDFEAAVDWLLSSEHEWQPLEEAILGVVSSLDKPASPAGEARQTYQAELFGRTREKRETFRNRVLGVTLADIQRVANEYLKPERASTAVVSHSGERAVLESLGLELREL; encoded by the coding sequence ATGACCCACACCAGCCATGCCGCCTTTGAGCACCTGCGCAGCCAGACCATCGACTCCCTGAATCTGCGGGTGGAGGAGTACCAGCACAAAGTGACCGGTGCTCAGCACATCCATCTCGCCAGCGACAACCCGGAGAACGTCTTTCTGGTCGCCCTGCGCACCGTGCCCCAGGACTCGCGCGGGGTCGCCCACATTCTCGAACACACCGCGCTCTGTGGCAGCGAAAAGTACCCGGTACGCGATCCGTTTTTCATGATGATCCGCCGGTCCCTGAACACCTTCATGAACGCCTTCACCAGTCCGGACTGGACCGCCTACCCCTTCGCCAGCCAGAACCGCAAGGACTTCGACAACCTGCTGGATGTGTACCTGGATGCGGTGTTTTTCTCCCGCCTGGACGAGCTGGACTTTGCCCAGGAAGGTCATCGCCTGGAGTTCAAGGAACCGGATAACCCCGATTCCCCGCTGACGTTCAAAGGTGTGGTGTTCAATGAAATGAAAGGCGCCATGAGCTCGGTGCCCGCACAACTGTGGCAGTCGCTGTGTCGCTACCTGTTTCCGACCACCACCTATCACCACAACAGCGGTGGCGATCCGGAACACATCCCGGACCTGACCTACGAACAACTCCAGCAGTTCTATCGCACCCATTACCATCCGAGCAATGCGATCTTCATGACCTATGGCGATATTCCGGCGGCGGAGCATCAGGCCAAGTTTGAAGCCAAAGCTTTGCACCGTTTCAAGCGCCTGGATGATGTCATTGCCGTAGGCGAAGAGAAGCGCTACCACGCCCCCATCGCGGTGGAAGAGGCCTACCCGCTGGAGGAAGGCGAAGACCCGACCCACAAAACCCATGTCGTCATGGGTTGGCTGCTGGGCAATATCACCGACCTGGATCAAACCCTAGAAAGCCAACTGATGACCGCCGTCCTGCTGGACAATAGCGCTTCTCCCCTGCTGCACGCCCTGGAAACGTCCGACCTAGGACAGGCGCCCTCTCCACTGTGCGGACTGGATGACTCCCAGTACGAGCTGGCTTTCGGCTGTGGCCTGGAAGGCTGCCAGTTGGAGAAGGTCCCGGAGGTGGAGCAGTTGATTCTCGGTACCCTGGAGCGGGTGGCCGAAGAGGGCGTACCCCAGGAGCTGATTGACAGCGCACTGCACCAGTTGGAATTGCAGCAGCGCGAAGTCGGCGGAGACGGTTTCCCTTACGGCCTGCAACTGATCATGAACAGCCTGCCCGCCGCCACCCACCGAGCTGACCCCATTGCCCTGCTCGACCTGGATTCAGCGTTGGTGAAACTGCGGGAAAAAGTCAAAGACCCGGATTTCATTCCCTCGCTGGTGCGTCGCTGGTTGCTCGACAACCCTCACCGCCTGCGCCTGACCCTGCGCCCGGACAGCCAATTCACCCGCCGGGCCCAGGAGGCCGAGCAAAAACGTCTGGCCGATATCAACGCCAAGCTCACTGACGACGACCGCCAGTGGATAGTGCAGCGCGCCAAGGCCCTGCAGGAGCGCCAAGTACAGAAAGACGACGACAGCATCCTGCCCAAGGTCGGCCTGGAAGACATTCCCAAGACCATGGCGTATGTGGAAGGCAGCCGGGAAACCCTCGACCCGAAGAACCCCGCCAGCGACCCGCTGCGCCGCTACGGCGCCGGCACCAACGGCCTGGTGTATGAACAGGTCACCTGCAAACTGCCTGACATCAGCGAGGAGGAGCAGCCGCTGCTGCCGCTCTACTGCAACGCCCTGACCGAAGTCGGCCTGGGCAACCTCGATTACCTCGAGGCTCAACGCTGGCAGGCAAGCGCCGTGGGGGGTATCAGCGCCTCGGCGACGGTGCGTGGCACCACCGATGATGTTCAGAACATTGATGCCTATTTTTCGCTGGGCTCCAAGGCACTGAACCGCAATGCCGGGGCCATGAACGAACTGCTGCGCGCGACCCTGACCCAACCGCGTTTCGATGAGCACAACCGGCTGAAAGAATTGGTGTCGCAGATGCGCGCCCGCCGCGAACAGAGCATCACCGGCAACGGCCACAGCCTGGCCATGCTGGCCGCCTGCGCCGGCATGGCCCCGTCGGCTCGCCTGACCCACCGGATTGGCGGCCTGGAAGGCATCGCCCACCTGAAGCGGCTTGATCAGGCCCTTAAAGACGGCGAATCCCTGAAAGCCTACGCCGCGCAACTGGAGGGCATTCACGCCCGCCTGCGGGTCGCACCAAGGGAGTTTCTGCTGATTGGTGAACCCCATCAGCTCGACGAGCTGCGCGACACCGTGCAGTCGCACTGGCCCAGCGAGCCGCCGGTGGCCGACTTCCGCTCCTTCGGACTGCCCGCCGTTCACGAGCCCGTACGCGAAGGCTGGCTGACCAACACCCAGGTCAACTTCTGTGCCCAAGCCTACCCGACGGTGCCCTCGGAGCACCCGGACGCAGCCGCCCTGACGGTGCTGGCCGGCTTCCTGCGCAACGGTTATCTGCACCGCACCATTCGCGAACAGGGCGGCGCCTACGGCGGCGGTGCCAGCCAGGACAACAATATCGCGGCCTTCCGGTTCTTCTCCTACCGCGACCCCCGCCTGGCGGATACCCTGAAGGATTTCGAGGCGGCGGTGGATTGGCTGTTGTCCAGCGAACACGAATGGCAGCCGTTGGAGGAGGCGATTCTGGGGGTGGTCAGCAGCCTGGACAAGCCGGCTTCTCCGGCAGGCGAGGCCCGTCAGACGTATCAGGCGGAGTTGTTTGGCCGCACCCGGGAGAAACGCGAGACTTTCCGCAACCGGGTCCTGGGCGTCACCCTGGCCGATATCCAACGCGTGGCCAATGAGTACCTGAAACCAGAACGGGCCAGCACGGCGGTGGTCAGTCACAGCGGAGAACGAGCGGTCCTAGAAAGCCTGGGCTTGGAGTTGCGTGAGCTTTAA
- a CDS encoding PP2C family protein-serine/threonine phosphatase, with product MPQPPLEYSAATHAGHKRDNNEDTLLSLPERGLWLVADGMGGHEAGEVASAIVRDTLLDQQHKSLTQAIQASHRAVLKAAANGEGAPGMGSTIVALRSLGDDYEVAWVGDSRAYLWTHTEDGGRLERLTTDHSYVQMLLASGVIEEAEVEGHPDKNIITQCLGSYELQEVKVDSVRGQWLKDQWILLCSDGLTDELDDEALARLLFRCRSPRAAVNRLMRAALDAGGRDNITLQLIQSPLSQRSRWSTLWQWVPHITGRRGPDLALYATALLSLALVLYWVAR from the coding sequence ATGCCCCAGCCACCCCTGGAATACAGCGCCGCCACCCACGCGGGCCACAAGCGCGACAACAACGAAGACACGCTCCTGAGCCTGCCCGAGCGCGGCCTATGGCTCGTGGCCGACGGCATGGGTGGGCACGAAGCCGGCGAAGTCGCCAGCGCCATCGTCCGGGACACCCTGCTTGACCAACAACACAAAAGCCTCACCCAGGCCATTCAGGCCTCCCACCGGGCCGTACTCAAAGCCGCCGCCAATGGCGAAGGTGCGCCGGGCATGGGTTCTACCATCGTCGCCCTGCGCAGCCTCGGGGACGACTACGAAGTCGCCTGGGTCGGCGACAGCCGGGCCTACCTCTGGACCCACACCGAAGACGGCGGTCGTCTCGAGCGACTCACCACCGATCACTCCTACGTCCAGATGCTGCTCGCCTCCGGTGTGATTGAAGAAGCGGAGGTCGAGGGCCACCCGGATAAGAACATCATCACTCAATGTCTGGGCTCCTACGAACTGCAGGAGGTCAAGGTAGACTCAGTGCGCGGCCAATGGCTGAAGGACCAGTGGATCCTGCTGTGCAGCGATGGGCTCACCGACGAATTGGATGACGAAGCCCTGGCCCGCCTTCTGTTTCGATGCCGCAGCCCGCGTGCTGCCGTCAATCGGCTGATGCGCGCCGCGTTGGACGCGGGAGGTCGCGACAATATAACCCTGCAGTTGATCCAGTCACCGCTGAGCCAGCGCTCGCGCTGGAGTACGCTGTGGCAGTGGGTGCCGCATATTACCGGTCGGCGCGGCCCGGATCTGGCCCTGTATGCCACCGCCCTGCTGTCACTGGCGTTAGTGCTCTACTGGGTGGCCCGGTAA